Within the Salinimonas marina genome, the region AGAGGGAACGCTGAGCTGACTAAATATCCAGCTTTTCTTTTAACGTGGTTTCCAGTTTCACCTGATCGGCGGCAAAATTACGAATGCCTTCGGCAAGTTTCTGGGTGGCCATCGGGTCTTCGTTCATGTTCCAGCGAAACTCTGCTTCGGTTAACTTTTCACCCGGAGTTTCGCTGGCGCCTTCGTCTTTCAGAACGGCTTTTAATGGCGCGGTTTCATTCGCCAGCTCTTCCAGCAGCGCCGGACTGATGGTCAGCCGGTCACAGCCGGCCAGGGCCTGAATTTCACCAATATTACGGAAGCTGGCGCCCATTACGATAGTCTCATAACCATAATGCTTGTAGTAATCATAGATTTGGGTGACTGACTGCACACCCGGATCTTCATGAGGGGCATACTCTTTTTTATCGGTATTGGCTTTGTACCAGTCCAGAATGCGGCCCACAAACGGGGAAATCAGAAAGGCACCGGCTTCGGCACAGGCACGCGCCTGGGCAAAGCTGAACAATAATGTGAGGTTACAATTGATGCCTTTTTGCTCAAGGACTTCAGCGGCACGAATGCCTTCCCAGGTAGAAGCAATTTTGATCAGAATGCGGGATTTGTCGATGCCTTCATCGGCGTACAGCTCAATCAGACGTTCCGCTTTGGCAATAGTCGCTTCGGTATCAAACGATAAGCGGGCATCGACTTCGGTAGAAATACGGCCCGGTACGGAGCCTGAGATTTCCTTACCAATTAGCACGGACAGTTTGTCAGCGGCATCCACCAGTTGTTGGTCGTGATCTTTAGACTGCAGCTTTGCCCAGGCGACCGCATCATCAATAATTTGCGCATAATGAGGCATACCGGAGGCTTTCAGTAGCAGTGACGGGTTGGTGGTGGCATCAACAGGCTGATACTTTTTAATCGCTTCAATATCACCGGTGTCCGCCACAACGGTGGTCATTTCGCGTAAGGCTTCTAACTGATTGGTCATATTTCTCTCTAAATCTGTAAATGTGAAAGTATGCTGACCGGCTAGTTTACAAACCAGACTAACCAGTCAGAAAAAATTATTACTGCGGTCTTTATCTCAAAACGAAATTTTTGTGCTGCATATTTCGTGGGCGCTCAGGCCAAAGGCAGATAAGAATGCTCGCCCTGATACTGTATGAAAAAGCGCGTATAAATACCACCTCTAAACATTGGGGTGATTGGCCCGTATTCAACCAATTTAATGATTACACCGATATAGTTAATCAATTTGCCAATACTGGCGGGTTCGATACACTACTCACATTCAATTTAAACACTGGAGCTACTATGCTGGTTGTTGTTTCACCCGCCAAGAATCTTGACTTTGAGTCGCCGGTACCGACCGAGTCGTATACGCAGCCTGAAATGCTGAATGAGGCGCAGAAGCTGGTTGAGCGGTGCCGCGAATTATCCCCGGCGCAGCTGGGTTCATTGATGAGCATCAGCGACAAACTGGCAATGTTAAATGCCGATCGCTTTACCGAATTTTCAACGCCATTTACCCCCGACAATGCCCGTCAGGCGATATATGCGTTTAATGGCGATGTGTACAGTGGTCTGGATGCCTACAACCTGAGCCCCAAAGCGATAGATTACGCCCAGCAGCATTTTCGTATTTTATCGGGCCTGTACGGGGTATTGAAGCCGCTGGATCTGATGCAGGCTTACCGGCTCGAGATGGGTACAAAACTGGATAATAGTGAAGGCAAAGACCTGTATCAGTTCTGGGGCAGCCGAATCACCGAACAGCTCAACAAATCGATGGCTGCGCAGGGCGATAATGTGCTGGTTAACCTGGCTTCAAATGAGTATTTCAAGTCGGTGAAGAAAAAGCAGTTGGATGGAGCAATTATCACCCCGCATTTCAAAGATAAGAAAAACGGTAACTATAAGGTGATTAGTTTTTACGCTAAAAAAGCCCGGGGCATGATGGCACGCTTTATCCTTGAAAATCAGATTGAAGACGTGGCGGGTTTGCATGACTTTGATGCTGATGGCTATTACTACAGCGAGGAACAAAGTAGCGGTAATGATTTGGTATTTTTACGCGAAGAACAAAGCTAGCTTCTATCCCTGGATGCTGGATTTGCATAAAAAAGCCTGGTCAGTGCCAGGCTTTTTTAATCGTGCTTAATTCGCGGATTATTCGCTCTTAATCGGTGTAGAGCTTTTGCTGGAATTTCAGGGTTTGCCGGGCGTCGCCCTGCTGTAGTCTGATATTAAAACGAAAGGTCTCCAAATTATCAAATGACAGTATCGCCAGATAATAAATGGCATCACCGTCTTCCACCCGCCGAAATTTTAATTGTTGGGCACTGCCCAGCAGGTTGGTCGCCGTGCCGGTAACATCGACCCGCTGTGGTTGTTGAGACTGCTTATTGAGCACCGACACATTCACCAGCGCCGAATACTTACTACGAACAATGTCATAGGCTTTGGCCACATCCGGCGTTAAAAAGGCAGTATTCACCACGATATAATGCACATCCCAGTCGCCCAGCGTCTTTTTTTGCTCAGCCTGGACCCCAAAGGTGGCTACGACCATCAGCAATATTCCGGTTATCCACTGCTTTATGCTTATCATGGTGATACGGTGCCTGTGAGGTTTTTAATACAAACGAAAGGTTTCTTGCAGCAGCAGCTGGATAAACTGTAACGCAATAATGGCCACCAGAACCGACAGATCAAGCCCGCCGATGGGGGAATAACCTTGCGGATTGGCGCCAGAAAAGGTTCGGTTAACTGATGCAATACATACTCTATGGGGTTATTGCCCTGTGAAATCCAGCTAAGAATTGCACGCAGGATAAGCACCCAGAAGACCAGTGAGAAGGCTTCTTTTAACACATCCACGATGGCCACAAAAAACATCACCAGCGGGTTTAAAATGCCAGAGCCAAATACCAGTGACAGGGTCGCCAGTTTGGCAAATGAGACGATTATCGCCAATACAAAGGTGGCGGTATCAAACCGCCCCAGTGAAGGAATAACCCGTCGCATCGGCCCCACGATAGGGTGGGTGGCCTTGACCACAAACTGGCTTAAAGGATTGTAAAAATCAGCCCGGGCCAGCTGTAACCACAAACGTAAAATCACTACCATCAAATACAGATTGAATAGTGTAGAGATAAGAAATACCGATGCGTTCATCTAAAAATATCCTGCTAATTTAAAGTTCTTTGGCCATTTCTTCGGCACGGGACACAGCCGCGCGCATCGCTTTGGCAACGGTTTCCTGCAAGCCCTCATCAATCAGCGTATTGACGGCGGCCGCAGTCGTCCCGCCTTTTGAGGTAACCTGGGCGCGTAATTCACTTAACTGCAAATCCGGATTCTGACAAACCATTTCGGCGGCCCCCAGCATCGACTGCTGGACCATCGTCCGGGCGGCCTGTTCGTCAAAGCCCATATTCATGGCTTCTTCCTGCATGGCTTGTAAAAACAGGAAAAAATACGCCGGGCTGCTGCCTGCAGCGGCGATCACCCCGTTGATATCCTCTTCTTTTTCGGCCCAGACCGTGGCGCCGACACCATTCATCATGTCTTCTACAAACTGGCGGTTGTCCGAGCTGATACCCTGTTCGGCATATAAACCGGACATTCCTTTGCCCAGCAGGCTGGGAGTATTAGGCATGACCCGAACCAGATCATAATCGCCGCCCAGCATTTCTTTTAAGCGGCTGACGGTCAGACCTGCTGCAATCGAGATAAACAGTTTATTCTCAAAACCGTCTTTGGTGAGGGCATCACACATTTTGCCCATTACCTGGGGTTTGACAGACAACACAACCGCATCAGCAAAAGCACATGCTTCATCATTAGACTGGGAGGTTTTTATGCCAAACTCCTGTGCCATCTTTTCAAGCGGACCGGAGCTGGGATTACTGGCCATGATCAGGTTTTTGTCGTAGCCTGACTGAATCAGTCCGCTGATAATACTCCGGCTCATGTTACCAGCGCCGATGAATGCGAGTTTTTTCTGTTGCATGTGTGTCCTTTTGGTTTGATGTAAAAATTAGTAATAAAGGTTACGAATTTCGGGCACCAAAAATAGCCGTACCAACACGGACCATATGGGAACCATGGGCAATCGCTACTTCTAAATCACCACTCATACCTACGGATAGGGTATCAAAATTGCTCAGCTTTGTATGGTATTGGCCGAATAATTCTGCCAGCCGGGCGAGGGTTTGTTGCTGCTCTTCAGATGAAGCGCTGGCTTTAGGGATGGCCATCAGTCCACGTAACCGCAAGCGTTTAAAGCGGCTAACCTGGTCAATCAGCGCCGGCAGTTCCTCCGCCGATACCCCAGACTTTGAAGCTTCATCATCCAGATTCAGCTGAATGCAGACATTCAGTGGCGCCAGGTTATCAGGGCGTTGTTCGTGCAGCCGGCGGGCAATTTTCAACCGGTCCACAGACTGTACCCAATCAAAATGTGCTGCCACCACACGGGTTTTGTTGGATTGAATCGGGCCTATCATATGCCACTCAATATCATCACAATCCTGTAACGCCTGAATTTTTTCAACCCCTTCCTGAATGTAGTTTTCGCCAAACAAACGTTGTCCGGCTTCATACGCTAGCCTGATATCAGATACCGGTTTTGTCTTTGATACCGCTAGTAATCGGACGGATTTTAAAGGACGATTAGCCTGCGCAGTCGCCTGTTCTATCCGTGCATAGGTGGTTTTCAGTCGTTCTGCTATTGTTTGCATAGTGCACCTAACGATATGGAGATGTTTTCGTGGATATTACCGAACTTTTGGCTTTCAGTGTTAAGAATAACGCATCGGATCTACACCTTTCAGCCGGCTTACCGCCCCTCATTCGCGTCGATGGCGAAATGCGGCGCCTGAATATACCAGAGTTGGACCACAAACAGGTTCATGCGCTTATTTATGAAATCATGAACGACAACCAGCGCAAAGAATATGAAGAAAAGCTGGAAGTGGATTTTTCTTTTGAAGTTAAAGATCTATCGCGCTTTAGGGTCAATGCATTTATGCAAAACCGTGGCGCGGCCGCGGTGTTGCGGACCATTCCTTCCTCAATTCTGACTCTGGATGATTTGGGCGCGCCTGAAATTTTCAAAGAGATTATTAAACAGCCTACCGGCT harbors:
- the tal gene encoding transaldolase, with amino-acid sequence MTNQLEALREMTTVVADTGDIEAIKKYQPVDATTNPSLLLKASGMPHYAQIIDDAVAWAKLQSKDHDQQLVDAADKLSVLIGKEISGSVPGRISTEVDARLSFDTEATIAKAERLIELYADEGIDKSRILIKIASTWEGIRAAEVLEQKGINCNLTLLFSFAQARACAEAGAFLISPFVGRILDWYKANTDKKEYAPHEDPGVQSVTQIYDYYKHYGYETIVMGASFRNIGEIQALAGCDRLTISPALLEELANETAPLKAVLKDEGASETPGEKLTEAEFRWNMNEDPMATQKLAEGIRNFAADQVKLETTLKEKLDI
- the yaaA gene encoding peroxide stress protein YaaA yields the protein MLVVVSPAKNLDFESPVPTESYTQPEMLNEAQKLVERCRELSPAQLGSLMSISDKLAMLNADRFTEFSTPFTPDNARQAIYAFNGDVYSGLDAYNLSPKAIDYAQQHFRILSGLYGVLKPLDLMQAYRLEMGTKLDNSEGKDLYQFWGSRITEQLNKSMAAQGDNVLVNLASNEYFKSVKKKQLDGAIITPHFKDKKNGNYKVISFYAKKARGMMARFILENQIEDVAGLHDFDADGYYYSEEQSSGNDLVFLREEQS
- a CDS encoding DUF4426 domain-containing protein; the encoded protein is MVVATFGVQAEQKKTLGDWDVHYIVVNTAFLTPDVAKAYDIVRSKYSALVNVSVLNKQSQQPQRVDVTGTATNLLGSAQQLKFRRVEDGDAIYYLAILSFDNLETFRFNIRLQQGDARQTLKFQQKLYTD
- the proC gene encoding pyrroline-5-carboxylate reductase codes for the protein MQQKKLAFIGAGNMSRSIISGLIQSGYDKNLIMASNPSSGPLEKMAQEFGIKTSQSNDEACAFADAVVLSVKPQVMGKMCDALTKDGFENKLFISIAAGLTVSRLKEMLGGDYDLVRVMPNTPSLLGKGMSGLYAEQGISSDNRQFVEDMMNGVGATVWAEKEEDINGVIAAAGSSPAYFFLFLQAMQEEAMNMGFDEQAARTMVQQSMLGAAEMVCQNPDLQLSELRAQVTSKGGTTAAAVNTLIDEGLQETVAKAMRAAVSRAEEMAKEL
- a CDS encoding YggS family pyridoxal phosphate-dependent enzyme, whose translation is MQTIAERLKTTYARIEQATAQANRPLKSVRLLAVSKTKPVSDIRLAYEAGQRLFGENYIQEGVEKIQALQDCDDIEWHMIGPIQSNKTRVVAAHFDWVQSVDRLKIARRLHEQRPDNLAPLNVCIQLNLDDEASKSGVSAEELPALIDQVSRFKRLRLRGLMAIPKASASSEEQQQTLARLAELFGQYHTKLSNFDTLSVGMSGDLEVAIAHGSHMVRVGTAIFGARNS